In Macadamia integrifolia cultivar HAES 741 chromosome 5, SCU_Mint_v3, whole genome shotgun sequence, a single window of DNA contains:
- the LOC122079197 gene encoding probable aquaporin NIP-type, with amino-acid sequence MGDYVEEECDIEVAKQSISTTDDKKNFESTASASVVLIQKFIAEVIGTYFVIFAGCGVVAVNKIYDGQVTFPGICVTWGLIVMVMVYSVGHISGAHFNPAVTLTFAIFRHFPWAQVPMYMIAQLLGSVAASGSLCLVLNAKAADFFGTTPAGSDVQSLAIEIIISFLLMFVISGVATDTRAIGELAGMAVGMTITLNVFVAGPVSGASMNPARSLGPAIVMHNYKGIWVYIAGPPVGTLLGALCYNFIRFTDKPLREITSSKSFLKSISRK; translated from the exons ATGGGGGATTACGTCGAGGAAGAATGCGATATTGAAGTAGCAAAGCAATCTATTTCTACCACAGATGATAAAAAGAATTTCGAATCCACAGCTTCCGCATCTGTAGTTCTAATCCAGAAG TTTATTGCAGAAGTGATAGGAACTTACTTTGTGATCTTCGCGGGATGTGGAGTGGTGGCGGTTAATAAGATATACGACGGACAGGTTACGTTCCCTGGGATTTGTGTAACATGGGGTCTCATAGTCATGGTCATGGTTTACTCCGTCGGTCATATCTCCGGCGCCCATTTCAATCCCGCCGTCACCCTCACTTTTGCCATTTTCCGTCACTTTCCTTGGGCTCAG GTGCCTATGTATATGATTGCCCAACTACTAGGATCAGTCGCTGCCAGTGGTAGCTTGTGTCTAGTTTTAAATGCCAAAGCGGCGGATTTCTTTGGTACCACTCCTGCTGGTTCTGATGTTCAGTCTTTAGCTATTGAGATCATCATCTCCTTCCTTTTAATGTTCGTCATATCAGGCGTTGCTACAGATACCAGAGCG ATTGGAGAACTTGCAGGAATGGCAGTTGGAATGACAATAACGTTAAATGTATTCGTTGCTGG ACCGGTGTCTGGAGCATCGATGAACCCAGCAAGGAGTCTTGGTCCAGCCATTGTGATGCACAACTACAaagggatttgggtttacaTAGCAGGGCCACCCGTCGGCACCCTTCTTGGAGCTCTATGCTATAATTTTATAAGATTCACAGACAAACCATTAAGAGAGATAACCTCAAGTAAATCATTTCTCAAGAGCATctcaagaaaataa
- the LOC122078574 gene encoding glucan endo-1,3-beta-D-glucosidase-like → MKLGSGFPKTPATARTPVTPAAPKAKPAGWCIPNSGVSDAQMQANLGYACGQGIDYSPIQPGGACYEPNTFVSHTAYAMNLLYQTAGWNPWNYDFSQAAAITSTNPSGGICSDEQRRRERTDLQR, encoded by the exons ATGAAACTCGGATCTGGGTTTCCAAAG ACTCCAGCAACAGCAAGAACTCCTGTGACTCCAGCAGCCCCCAAAGCAAAGCCAGCGGGTTGGTGTATACCCAATTCTGGCGTTTCTGATGCCCAAATGCAGGCTAATCTTGGCTATGCTTGTGGCCAAGGGATCGACTATAGCCCAATCCAACCAGGTGGTGCCTGTTATGAACCAAATACCTTTGTTTCACATACAGCTTATGCCATGAATCTCCTATACCAAACTGCTGGCTGGAATCCCTGGAACTATGATTTCTCACAAGCTGCAGCAATCACATCCACCAACCCAAGTGGAGGGATTTGCAGTGATGAACAGAGACGAAGAGAGAGGACGGATTTGCAGCGATga
- the LOC122078573 gene encoding U-box domain-containing protein 4-like — MESGSEFSGNDSGVNSIGVPVIVKQILEFIQSDDPNLKIQAAREIRRLTKTSEKHRPYFSGAIERLVAMLRSDSPDCYEAALLALLNLAVKDETNKIAIVDAGALQPLISFLKSNDLNLREYATAALLTLSASAINKPKISASGAIPLLVEILRDASPQAKVEALMALYNLSTHPENLSIILAAKAISPLVNLLKSCKKSSKTTEKCSALIESLLSHDEGRTALTSEEGGVLAVVEVLESGSLQSREYAVGALLTMCKSDRCRYREVILREGVIPGLLELTVQGTPKSQSKAQTLLELLRDSPHGRDEFEADTLENIVCNIVSQIDGEDRGGKAQKMLAEMVQVSMEQSLRHLEQRALVGTPNNRRLSSRTSKVSSK; from the exons ATGGAGTCAGGGAGTGAGTTTTCCGGTAATGATTCCGGTGTAAATTCCATCGGAGTTCCTGTTATCGTAAAGCAGATTTTAGAGTTCATCCAATCGGACGACCCAAATTTAAAAATTCAAGCTGCGAGAGAAATCAGACGGCTCACGAAGACTTCTGAGAAGCACCGTCCTTACTTCTCTGGGGCAATCGAGCGTCTCGTTGCCATGCTCAGATCTGACTCCCCGGACTGTTACGAAGCTGCCCTTCTTGCCCTCCTTAATCTTGCCGTTAAGGATGAGAC GAATAAGATTGCGATTGTGGATGCTGGGGCCCTTCAACCTCTCATCTCTTTCCTGAAATCAAATGATTTAAATTTGCGGGAATATGCCACTGCTGCTCTACTAACCCTTTCTGCTTCTGCCATCAACAAGCCAAAAATCAGTGCCTCTGGTGCTATCCCTCTCCTTGTTGAAATCCTTAGAGATGCAAGCCCACAAGCAAAGGTAGAAGCATtgatggcactatacaatctCTCCACCCACCCAGAGAATCTCAGCATCATTCTTGCAGCAAAAGCCATCTCTCCCCTTGTTAACTTGCTTAAGAGTTGCAAGAAATCTTCAAAAACAACCGAGAAGTGTAGTGCACTCATAGAATCTTTGTTAAGTCATGACGAGGGGAGAACTGCATTGACATCTGAAGAAGGTGGAGTGCTTGCAGTGGTTGAAGTACTGGAGAGTGGTTCTCTACAAAGCCGAGAGTATGCAGTTGGTGCACTTCTGACAATGTGTAAAAGCGATCGATGTAGGTATAGAGAAGTAATTCTTAGGGAAGGTGTCATTCCCGGTCTTCTTGAGCTCACAGTTCAGGGGACACCAAAATCTCAGTCAAAAGCACAGACCCTATTGGAGTTACTCAGGGATTCCCCCCACGGCAGGGATGAATTTGAAGCTGACACACTGGAGAACATTGTCTGCAATATTGTCTCTCAGATTGATGGTGAAGACCGAGGTGGAAAAGCACAGAAGATGCTAGCTGAGATGGTGCAAGTAAGCATGGAACAGAGCTTAAGACATTTAGAGCAGAGGGCTTTAGTGGGCACCCCAAACAATCGGCGTCTCTCTAGTCGTACCTCCAAAGTTTCTTCAAAATGA